The Motacilla alba alba isolate MOTALB_02 chromosome 27, Motacilla_alba_V1.0_pri, whole genome shotgun sequence genome includes a window with the following:
- the PSMB3 gene encoding proteasome subunit beta type-3, translating to MGSGGSGTGGVSDQWGALGAGAAAARRGRSGGGGARAGSGAVTQRRPSGDRTAAAMSIMSYNGGAVMAMRGRGCVAIAADRRFGVQAQTVTTDFQKIFPMGQRLYIGLAGLATDVQTVAQRLKFRLNLYELKEGRQIKPQTFMSMVSNLLYERRFGPYYTEPVIAGLDPLSHEPFICSLDLIGCPMVTDDFVVSGTCSEQMYGMCESLWEPDMEPEHLFETISQAMLNAVDRDAISGMGVVVHVIEKDKITTRTLKARMD from the exons ATGGGAAGCGGTGGGAGCGGGACAGGCGGTGTCAGTGACCAATGGGGAGCGCtgggggcgggagcggcggcggcgcggcggggccggagcggcggcggcggagcgcgggCCGGGAGCGGAGCGGTGACACAGCGGCGACCGAGCGGCGACCGAACAGCCGCAGCCATG TCCATCATGTCCTACAACGGCGGGGCCGTCATGGCCATGCGGGGCCGCGGCTGCGTGGCCATCGCCGCGGACCGGCGCTTCGGCGTGCAGGCGCAGACCGTGACCACCGACTTCCAGAAGATTTTCCCCATGGGCCAGAGGCTCTACATCGGCCTGGCCGGGCTGGCCACGGACGTGCAGACCGT GGCCCAGAGGCTGAAGTTTAGGCTGAACCTCTACGAGCTGAAGGAAGGGAGGCAGATCAAGCCCCAGACCTTCATGAGCATGGTGTCCAACCTGCTCTACGAGCGGAG gtttGGTCCCTACTACACGGAGCCAGTGATCGCGGGGCTGGACCCGCTCAGCCACGAGCCCTTCATCTGCTCGCTGGACCTCATCGGCTGCCCCATGGTCACCGACGACTTCGTGGTCAGCGGCACCTGCTCCGAGCAGATGTACGGGATGTGCGAGTCCCTGTGGGAGCCCGACATG GAGCCAGAGCACCTCTTCGAGACCATCTCGCAGGCCATGCTCAACGCCGTGGACAGAGACGCCATCTCCGGGATGGGCGTGGTGGTGCACGTCAT aGAGAAAGACAAGATCACCACCAGGACCCTGAAGGCTCGCATGGAttag
- the PIP4K2B gene encoding phosphatidylinositol 5-phosphate 4-kinase type-2 beta isoform X2, translating into MACLCLPHGGKRINELSNVPVPVMLMPDDFKAYSKIKVDNHLFNKENLPSRFKFKEYCPLVFRNLRERFGIDDQDYQNSVTRSAPVNSDSQGRCGARFLTTYDRRFVIKAVSSEDVAEMHNILKKYHQFIVECHGNTLLPQFLGMYRLTVDGVETYMVVTRNVFSHRLTVHRKYDLKGSTVSREASDKEKAKDLPTFKDNDFLNEGQKLHVGEESKKHFLEKLKRDVEFLAQLKIMDYSLLVGIHDVDRAEQEEMEVEERAEDEECENDGLGGNPISSYGTPPDSPGNLLNYPRFFGPGEFDPSVDVYAMKSHESAPRKEVYFMAIIDILTPYDTKKKAAHAAKTVKHGAGAEISTVNPEQYSKRFNEFISSILA; encoded by the exons ATGGCTTGTTTGTGCCTTCCCCACGGCGGGaagagg ATCAATGAGCTCAGCAATGTTCCCGTCCCTGTCATGTTAATGCCCGATGACTTTAAAGCCTACAGTAAGATTAAGGTGGACAATCATCTATTCAACAA GGAGAACCTGCCAAGCCGCTTCAAATTCAAGGAGTATTGTCCCCTGGTGTTCCGGAACCTCCGGGAGAGATTTGGGATCGATGACCAGGACTACCAG AACTCGGTGACACGCAGCGCCCCGGTGAACAGCGACAGCCAGGGCCGCTGCGGCGCGCGCTTCCTCACCACCTACGACAGGAGGTTCGTCATCAAGGCGGTGTCCAGCGAGGACGTGGCAGAGATGCACAACATCCTCAAGAAGTACCACCAG tTCATCGTGGAGTGCCACGGGAACACGCTGCTGCCCCAGTTCCTGGGCATGTACCGGCTCACCGTGGACGGGGTGGAGACCTACATGGTGGTCACCAGGAACGTCTTCAGCCACAGGCTGACCGTGCACAGGAAGTACGACCTGAAG gGCTCAACAGTATCCAGGGAAGCAAGTGATAAAGAGAAG GCCAAGGATCTCCCAACGTTCAAGGACAACGACTTCTTGAATGAGGGTCAGAAGCTGCATGTTGGAGAAGAGAGTAAAAAGCACTTCCTTGAGAAGCTGAAGAGGGATGTGGAG tTTTTAGCCCAGCTGAAGATCATGGATTACAGCCTGCTGGTGGGCATCCACGACGTGGACCGGGCcgagcaggaggagatggaggtggAGGAGCGGGCAGAGGACGAGGAGTGCGAGAATGACGGGCTGGGGGGGAACCCCATCTCCTCGTACGGGACCCCCCCCGACAGCCCCGGCAACCTCCTCAACTACCCCCGCTTCTTCGGGCCCGGGGAGTTCGACCCCTCCGTGGATGTGTACGCCATGAAGAGCCACGAGA gtgcccccaggaAGGAGGTTTATTTCATGGCCATCATCGACATCCTCACGCCCTACGACACCAAGAAGAAAGCTGCACACGCTGCCAAGACAGTGAAACACGGG GCCGGGGCCGAGATCTCCACGGTGAACCCCGAGCAGTACTCGAAGCGCTTCAACGAGTTCATCTCCAGCATCCTGGCATAG